One window of Branchiostoma lanceolatum isolate klBraLanc5 chromosome 6, klBraLanc5.hap2, whole genome shotgun sequence genomic DNA carries:
- the LOC136436801 gene encoding S-adenosylmethionine-dependent nucleotide dehydratase RSAD2-like, with the protein MAIVTCTNFTWPLAVMFVIGVLHLAITFKTVKKFARIAWDALTGECSVVALTQTTTLPQGQSQSESPPGTVVPTSVNYHFTRQCNYKCGFCFHTAKTSFVLPLETAKKGLRLLTEAGMEKVNFSGGEPFIKDRGRYVGQLVMFCKSELGLPSVSIVSNGSLITEDWFNKYGEWLDILAISCDSFDEETNRRIGRHQTGKDHLRCLRQVRTWCQQYKVAFKINSVVNRYNIDEDMSSEIMELNPIRWKVFQCLLIGGENAGPEALRDAEDMVITDQQFDQFVSRHGQVTCLVPESNEKMRDSYLILDEYMRFLDCREGRKEPSRSLLDVGVQSAIQRSGFDEKMFFKRGGKYTWSKADLKLDW; encoded by the exons ATGGCGATTGTAACGTGTACAAATTTCACCTGGCCACTGGCTGTGATGTTCGTGATTGGTGTCCTTCACCTTGCCATAACCTTCAAGACAGTAAAGAAGTTCGCCCGGATCGCATGGGATGCCCTGACTGGAGAATGCAGTGTCGTCGCCTTGACACAGACCACAACCCTACCGCAAGGACAGAGCCAGTCAGAGTCTCCCCCTGGTACAGTCGTCCCTACCAGCGTGAACTACCATTTCACGCGCCAGTGTAACTACAAATGTGGGTTCTGCTTCCACACGGCCAAGACGTCTTTTGTCTTGCCTCTTGAGACCGCCAAGAAAGGGCTGAGACTTCTCACCGAAGCTG GCATGGAGAAGGTGAACTTTTCTGGCGGGGAACCGTTTATCAAGGACCGCGGCAGGTACGTCGGACAGCTGGTCATGTTCTGTAAGTCCGAGTTGGGACTGCCCAGCGTCAGCATCGTCAGCAACGGCAGTCTCATCACCGAGGATTGGTTCAACAAGTACG GTGAGTGGCTGGACATCCTCGCCATCTCCTGCGACAGTTTTGATGAAGAGACGAATCGTCGCATCGGTCGCCATCAGACAGGGAAGGACCACCTGCGCTGTCTGCGTCAGGTCCGGACATGGTGCCAGCAGTACAAGGTGGCGTTCAAG ATAAACTCAGTGGTGAACAGGTACAACATTGATGAGGACATGAGCAGTGAGATCATGGAACTGAACCCCATCAGATGGAAG GTGTTCCAGTGCCTGTTGATCGGCGGTGAGAACGCGGGTCCCGAGGCCTTGCGTGACGCGGAGGACATGGTCATCACTGACCAGCAGTTCGACCAGTTCGTCAGTCGGCATGGACAAGTGACGTGTCTCGTGCCGGAGTCCAACGAAAAG ATGAGAGACTCTTACCTCATTCTCGATGAATAC ATGCGGTTCCTCGACTGTCGTGAAGGACGGAAGGAACCATCTCGGTCCCTGCTTGACGTGGGGGTGCAAAGTGCCATCCAGCGCAGCGGCTTCGACGAAAAGATGTTCTTCAAGCGCGGAGGAAAGTACACCTGGAGCAAGGCTGACCTAAAGCTGGATTGGTAG
- the LOC136436798 gene encoding progestin and adipoQ receptor family member 3-like, which produces MTVTLRSNGSVKRQDNDVSNASFLQNGIVAGPKRLYTLEEVSGTKYFGHNHILTGYRTGLTTKECLRSMFQWHNETISIWTHAIGFIYVMSMLVWENFVTIPRYHGNFGDHVIVSAHLLCSEVTLLSSACCHIFGGHRSPEVRGFSLRLDLFGIFIGVHGFQFIILYYGICDEWYFYTHHFVAWSLFLLNVAVEFKDDEVGQTQDAAVLKRRITLTALQWGYGAVPILHAICSNGGFWHPTGQYFCQRFLGVVFYSLACLVSYTSQLPERLAPGWFDYVGQSHHWWHMMVLCGIINFNNSALDFIQLRQKVPCS; this is translated from the exons ATGACCGTGACCCTGAGGAGCAACGGCAGCGTCAAGCGCCAGGACAATGACGTCAGCAACGCCTCGTTTCTACAGAATGGAATCGTCGCAG GTCCGAAGAGATTGTACACGTTAGAAGAAGTGTCGGGTACAAAATACTTCGGCCATAACCACATCCTGACAGGGTACCGTACCGGACTGACAACTAAAGAATGTCTGAGAAG CATGTTTCAATGGCACAACGAGACCATCAGTATATGGACCCATGCCATCGGATTCATCTACGTCATGTCCATGCTCGTCTGGGAAAACTTCGTGACGATACCTCGTTACCATGGTAACTTTGGGGATCACGTGATCGTCAGTGCCCACCTCTTATGTAGCGAG GTGACGCTACTGTCATCTGCTTGTTGTCACATATTCGGCGGCCACCGGTCACCAGAAGTGAGAGGCTTCAGTCTGAGGCTGGACCTGTTCGGCATCTTCATCGGAGTTCACGGATTTCAGTTCATTATACTATACTATGGGATCTGTGACGAG TGGTACTTTTACACGCATCATTTTGTGGCTTGGTCGCTGTTCCTCCTGAACGTTGCCGTCGAGTTCAAGGACGATGAGGTCGGCCAGACACAGGACGCCGCCGTGCTGAAAAG ACGCATCACGCTAACGGCCCTGCAGTGGGGATACGGCGCCGTGCCAATATTACACGCCATCTGCAGCAACGGAGGCTTCTGGCACCCCACCGGACAG TACTTCTGTCAGCGTTTCTTGGGAGTGGTGTTTTACTCTCTGGCCTGTCTGGTGTCCTACACATCCCAACTACCGGAAAGACTAGCTCCAG GATGGTTTGACTATGTCGGGCAGAGTCACCACTGGTGGCACATGATGGTACTGTGCGgcatcatcaacttcaacaacTCCGCCCTGGACTTCATACAGCTCCGACAGAAGGTCCCGTGTTCTTAA